In Calditrichota bacterium, a single window of DNA contains:
- a CDS encoding O-antigen ligase family protein, whose amino-acid sequence MSVPSAGTMSQAGARLAGVTRGALYVTVAAMPFSIALTQTALAVAIITWLVRMVLERRLLVRRTPLEVAFLLYIAAELISLAFSINVPNAVIYLKRLLLIPMVYVVASNVESERTLNRLVATFLVAMSLYSLWGVGSFVLNPSLRVRHIQNSMTAGGLTMIAAVVGLSLAVAGPNKKVRLLAGAAAVVNTICLFLTNTRGSWLGFAMALILMAVLTNWRLLFIIPVLAVVAYVAVPGEYKERVTHFFDPHYRTNAYRLTWWKTGWRIFKDYPITGVGDIDTVEIYRRYMSPEETQAVGHFHNNFVHIAVTLGSIGLAAFTYLMAKIGIFMGQVLRAARPPSLRAVALAGLCSFVAFLVNGLFEWNYGDAEVVTVIWWLVGMIAATAGLLNRSQALRTVVVEVLG is encoded by the coding sequence ATGAGCGTACCCAGTGCCGGAACAATGTCGCAAGCCGGTGCCCGCCTCGCTGGAGTGACGCGAGGGGCGCTGTACGTGACGGTAGCAGCGATGCCGTTCAGCATCGCCCTCACGCAGACTGCCCTTGCGGTGGCCATCATTACTTGGCTGGTGCGCATGGTCTTGGAGCGGCGACTCTTGGTGCGGCGGACACCCTTGGAGGTGGCGTTTCTCCTCTACATTGCTGCGGAACTCATCTCCTTGGCGTTTTCCATAAATGTGCCGAACGCGGTGATCTACCTCAAGCGCTTGCTCCTCATCCCCATGGTCTATGTGGTCGCCAGCAATGTGGAAAGCGAGCGCACCCTCAATCGTCTCGTGGCTACTTTCCTTGTGGCCATGTCTCTCTACTCTCTGTGGGGCGTAGGCTCCTTTGTGCTGAACCCATCTCTGCGCGTGCGCCACATTCAAAACTCGATGACGGCAGGGGGCCTCACCATGATTGCGGCCGTGGTCGGCCTTTCCTTAGCAGTGGCCGGCCCGAACAAGAAGGTGCGCCTTTTGGCAGGAGCAGCGGCAGTGGTCAATACGATCTGTCTGTTCCTTACCAACACCCGTGGCTCCTGGCTTGGCTTTGCCATGGCTCTTATCCTCATGGCCGTTCTCACGAACTGGAGGCTGCTCTTCATCATCCCGGTGCTGGCCGTGGTCGCCTATGTTGCCGTGCCAGGAGAGTACAAGGAGCGCGTGACGCATTTCTTCGATCCGCACTACCGCACCAACGCCTATCGCCTCACCTGGTGGAAAACTGGCTGGCGGATTTTCAAAGACTACCCCATCACCGGGGTGGGCGATATCGACACCGTCGAAATCTATCGGCGCTACATGAGCCCCGAGGAGACGCAGGCCGTGGGGCACTTCCACAACAACTTTGTGCACATTGCCGTGACCCTGGGGAGCATTGGACTTGCCGCCTTCACCTATCTGATGGCCAAAATTGGGATATTCATGGGCCAAGTCTTGCGTGCGGCGCGCCCGCCATCGTTGCGGGCAGTGGCGCTAGCTGGTCTGTGCTCCTTTGTGGCCTTTCTGGTCAACGGCCTTTTCGAGTGGAACTATGGCGACGCGGAGGTGGTAACCGTCATCTGGTGGCTGGTGGGCATGATCGCCGCCACGGCCGGTTTGCTCAACAGGTCACAAGCGCTGAGGACCGTGGTGGTGGAAGTGCTTGGCTAA
- a CDS encoding RidA family protein — protein MKEIVRASDAPKAIGPYSHAVISSGELVYTAGQLGIDPATGELVGAGIEEQTRQALTNLAAVLRAAGSGLDKVVKTTVFLADMNDFAAMNEVYGKFFTTDPPARSAVQVARLPKGARVEIEAVATRG, from the coding sequence GTGAAGGAGATCGTGCGGGCCTCGGATGCGCCCAAGGCTATTGGGCCTTATAGCCATGCGGTAATCAGCAGCGGGGAACTGGTGTACACAGCTGGCCAACTGGGCATAGATCCCGCGACTGGTGAACTGGTCGGTGCCGGCATAGAGGAGCAGACGCGGCAGGCGCTGACCAACTTGGCCGCAGTTCTGCGGGCGGCAGGCTCGGGTTTGGACAAGGTGGTCAAGACTACGGTTTTTCTGGCGGATATGAATGACTTTGCTGCCATGAACGAGGTCTATGGCAAGTTTTTCACCACCGACCCTCCTGCGCGCTCGGCGGTGCAGGTCGCGCGCTTGCCCAAGGGCGCCAGAGTGGAAATCGAGGCCGTAGCGACACGTGGATAG